The Streptomyces cynarae genome contains a region encoding:
- a CDS encoding alpha-mannosidase, producing MRPRQRTMHMVGNAHIDPVWLWQWPEGYQEVRATFQSAIDRMDEYPDFVFTCDSVLYLKWVEESDPQLFEAILKRVAEGRWKIVGGWWIEPDCNIPGGESFVRQALYAQRYLQERFGIVATVGCNVDPFGHNAALPQLLRKSRIDSYTFLRPGPHELPLPGQHFWWESADGSRVLAYRIPHEYCTPGSDIGNHIDKSLAMMPPDERELMIFYGVGNHGGGPTKANLDSIRRLDELGGLPRLPLSHPRAFFDAVRDRADIPVHTGELQHHGVGCYSAHSGVKRWNRRAENLLQRAEKWSAVARVVAGIPYPRAELTEAWQLVLFNQFHDILAGTSIAPAYEDSRDQYGHACSIAATAFNRAVQSISRLIDIPAEADMYPLVVFNPHPWKLTEDVEFEFTGFPGNAPARMVDDEGAEVPVQRTRSYATMAGSRRRLAFRAEVPPLGYRVYRVLPGESAPGSTAVRATDTVLENEHLLVEVDPSTGWLCRLYDKDNDAELLPEAPGPHAVVVDDPSDTWGHRVDAYDKEIGSFRCTRVRLVEHGPVRAVLRVESTYGDSTLSEELVLSAGARDLEVRTVVDWHERLRLLKLRFPTAIDTASATFEIPYGHIERSADGAEESAQAWVDVSGTLADGRRAGLSVLNDSKYGHDARGGTIGMTALRSPAYAWHEPMGLAEDGVYEYLDQGRQEFRYRLVPHAGDWRAAGTVRLAAQLNQPAFPLLETYHPGPLPTRSGFVEVAADSVVVSVVKGDEDDSDALVVRAVETAGQAVRTTIDLPLLSRSVEADFGPAEIKTFRVPFDPEQPFVETDLLEWPLDEPVGTAPGPADQGAGGAGSTARKAAG from the coding sequence ATGCGACCCCGTCAGCGCACCATGCACATGGTCGGCAACGCACACATAGACCCTGTTTGGCTCTGGCAGTGGCCCGAGGGCTACCAGGAGGTACGGGCCACGTTCCAGTCCGCGATCGACCGCATGGACGAGTACCCGGACTTCGTCTTCACATGCGACTCCGTGCTCTACCTGAAGTGGGTCGAGGAGAGCGACCCCCAGCTGTTCGAGGCCATCCTCAAACGAGTGGCCGAAGGGCGCTGGAAGATCGTCGGCGGCTGGTGGATCGAACCCGACTGCAACATCCCCGGCGGTGAGTCCTTCGTGCGCCAGGCCCTGTACGCGCAGCGGTACCTGCAGGAGCGCTTCGGCATCGTGGCCACTGTGGGCTGCAACGTCGACCCGTTCGGACACAACGCCGCGCTGCCGCAGCTGCTGCGCAAGAGCCGCATCGACTCCTACACGTTCCTGCGCCCCGGACCCCACGAACTGCCGCTGCCCGGCCAGCACTTCTGGTGGGAGTCCGCCGACGGCTCGCGGGTCCTCGCCTACCGGATTCCTCACGAGTACTGCACGCCCGGCTCGGACATCGGCAACCATATCGACAAGTCCCTTGCCATGATGCCGCCGGACGAACGCGAGCTGATGATCTTCTACGGTGTCGGCAACCACGGCGGCGGCCCCACCAAGGCCAATCTCGACAGCATCCGCCGGCTCGACGAGCTCGGCGGGCTGCCCCGCCTGCCGCTCAGCCATCCCCGGGCCTTCTTCGACGCCGTCCGCGACCGCGCCGACATACCCGTCCACACCGGCGAGCTTCAGCACCACGGCGTGGGCTGCTACTCGGCGCACTCCGGCGTCAAGCGCTGGAACCGCCGCGCCGAGAACCTGCTGCAGCGGGCCGAGAAGTGGTCGGCCGTCGCCCGCGTCGTCGCCGGAATCCCCTACCCGCGAGCGGAGTTGACCGAGGCCTGGCAACTGGTGCTGTTCAACCAGTTCCACGACATCCTCGCCGGCACGTCCATCGCCCCGGCCTACGAGGACAGCCGCGACCAGTACGGCCACGCGTGCTCGATCGCCGCGACCGCCTTCAACCGCGCCGTCCAGTCGATCAGCCGACTCATCGACATCCCGGCCGAGGCGGACATGTACCCGCTGGTGGTCTTCAACCCGCACCCCTGGAAGCTCACCGAGGACGTCGAGTTCGAGTTCACCGGCTTCCCCGGCAACGCTCCCGCCCGCATGGTGGACGACGAGGGCGCCGAGGTGCCCGTACAGCGCACGCGCTCGTACGCCACCATGGCCGGCAGCCGCAGACGCCTCGCGTTCCGCGCCGAGGTGCCGCCGCTGGGCTACCGCGTCTACCGCGTGCTGCCCGGCGAGTCCGCACCCGGCTCCACGGCCGTACGGGCCACGGACACCGTCCTGGAGAACGAGCACCTCCTGGTCGAGGTCGATCCGTCGACGGGCTGGCTGTGCCGCCTGTACGACAAGGACAACGATGCCGAACTGCTGCCCGAGGCCCCCGGCCCGCACGCCGTCGTCGTCGACGACCCCTCCGACACCTGGGGACACCGCGTCGACGCCTACGACAAGGAGATCGGCTCCTTCCGCTGCACCCGGGTGCGCCTCGTCGAGCACGGCCCCGTGCGCGCGGTGCTCCGCGTGGAGAGCACGTACGGCGACTCCACCCTGTCCGAGGAACTGGTCCTGTCCGCCGGTGCCCGCGACCTGGAGGTGCGCACGGTCGTCGACTGGCACGAGCGACTGCGCCTGCTCAAGCTGCGCTTCCCGACCGCGATCGACACCGCGTCGGCGACCTTCGAGATTCCCTACGGCCACATCGAGCGCTCCGCCGACGGCGCCGAGGAGTCCGCCCAGGCGTGGGTGGACGTCAGCGGCACGCTGGCCGACGGGCGCAGGGCCGGACTCTCGGTGCTCAACGACAGCAAGTACGGCCACGACGCACGCGGCGGCACCATAGGCATGACCGCGTTGCGCAGCCCCGCCTACGCCTGGCACGAGCCGATGGGGCTCGCCGAGGACGGCGTCTACGAGTACCTCGACCAGGGCCGCCAGGAGTTCCGCTATCGTCTGGTGCCCCACGCCGGGGACTGGCGCGCCGCCGGCACGGTACGGCTGGCCGCCCAGCTCAACCAGCCCGCCTTTCCGCTGCTGGAGACCTACCACCCCGGCCCACTGCCCACGCGGAGCGGATTCGTGGAGGTGGCGGCGGACTCGGTCGTCGTCAGCGTGGTCAAGGGGGACGAGGACGACAGCGACGCCCTCGTGGTCAGGGCCGTGGAGACGGCAGGGCAGGCGGTGCGCACCACGATCGACCTGCCGCTGCTCTCCCGTTCGGTCGAGGCCGACTTCGGGCCCGCGGAGATCAAGACCTTCCGGGTGCCGTTCGACCCCGAACAGCCGTTCGTCGAGACCGACTTGCTGGAGTGGCCGCTAGACGAGCCCGTCGGGACGGCCCCCGGTCCTGCCGACCAGGGAGCCGGCGGCGCCGGCTCGACGGCGCGGAAGGCCGCCGGATGA
- a CDS encoding ROK family protein yields MLALTAADVSREAAAGDAVATQVWVATTQALAGGVTSLVNVFEPELVVLGGGVTRAGEQLLAPVRRIVREWAMGPAARAVRIEPARSGDRVGVVGAAAVAFERVVTTTTGPEGNRLHG; encoded by the coding sequence GTGCTCGCCCTCACCGCGGCCGACGTCTCCCGGGAGGCCGCCGCCGGAGATGCTGTCGCCACCCAGGTATGGGTCGCCACCACCCAAGCGCTGGCCGGCGGAGTCACCTCCCTCGTCAACGTCTTCGAACCCGAACTCGTCGTCCTCGGCGGCGGCGTCACGCGCGCGGGCGAGCAGCTCCTGGCCCCCGTGCGCCGCATCGTGCGCGAATGGGCCATGGGCCCGGCCGCGCGCGCGGTGCGCATCGAACCGGCCCGCAGCGGCGACCGGGTCGGCGTCGTCGGTGCGGCAGCCGTGGCCTTCGAACGAGTCGTCACCACCACCACAGGACCGGAAGGAAACCGCCTCCATGGCTAA
- a CDS encoding 6-phosphogluconolactonase, with amino-acid sequence MSLLKVYPDAEALGAALAAEIVTGMAEAAARGRRYLLGCPGGRSLTSTYDAVAGRLRSAPMDLSHVVIVMMDDYLDDVSEPVRRVPAEALHSCERFARLRIAAPWSRAVGPGRGIPNDHVWVPDPGDPPRYDERIAAAGGIDLFLLATGASDGHVAFNPPGSGIAEGTRVVRLAESTRRDNLATFPHFGALDQVPRRGISVGPATIAGLSRRVRLVATGADKAKSVARVLATSRWEPDWPATILHAARQAELWTDPAAAGTAVTGSVGTTRQLGS; translated from the coding sequence ATGAGCCTGCTCAAGGTGTACCCGGACGCGGAAGCGCTCGGCGCGGCTCTCGCCGCCGAGATCGTCACCGGCATGGCCGAAGCCGCGGCACGGGGCCGTCGCTACCTGCTCGGTTGCCCCGGCGGGCGCAGCCTGACGAGCACGTACGATGCCGTCGCCGGTCGGCTGCGGTCCGCGCCGATGGACCTGTCGCACGTGGTGATCGTGATGATGGACGACTACCTGGACGATGTGTCCGAACCGGTGCGCCGTGTGCCGGCCGAGGCGCTGCACAGTTGCGAGCGCTTTGCCCGCCTGCGGATCGCTGCGCCCTGGAGTCGGGCCGTGGGCCCGGGGCGCGGCATCCCGAACGACCACGTATGGGTTCCGGATCCCGGCGACCCGCCGCGATACGACGAGCGCATCGCGGCGGCCGGCGGAATCGACCTGTTCCTGTTGGCCACCGGCGCCTCCGACGGCCACGTCGCGTTCAACCCGCCGGGCTCCGGGATCGCCGAGGGCACGCGTGTGGTGCGTCTCGCCGAGTCCACCCGACGCGACAATCTGGCGACGTTCCCCCACTTCGGGGCACTGGACCAGGTGCCGCGTCGGGGGATCAGCGTGGGCCCGGCGACGATCGCCGGGTTGTCCAGGCGTGTGCGGCTCGTGGCGACCGGAGCGGACAAGGCGAAGAGCGTCGCGCGCGTGCTGGCCACCAGTCGGTGGGAGCCCGACTGGCCCGCGACGATCCTGCACGCGGCCCGTCAGGCGGAGTTGTGGACAGACCCGGCGGCCGCCGGTACGGCGGTCACCGGATCCGTGGGCACCACACGTCAGTTGGGCTCTTGA
- a CDS encoding N-acetylglucosamine kinase: MMARLVVAVDGGNSKTDVALVNEDGALLSWVRGPGSALGPGRTAAVVTRLATVAAYDAGLGPAQLAVAHAACCLAGADLPGQVEALHTALTAGRVWGSVEVRNDAWALLRTGATQDAPAVAVVCGAGLKCVARADDDRRFEFPGLGWQSGDLSGAGDLLAREAVRAAARAEDGRGPATALRQAICARYAVASVREIAERLVAGDLTERQLDVLVPVVLSHAHDGDPVAFTLVERLAVEVATLARTARRQFAPTSFPWSLVLGGGLFADPDGRMLAAVRAAAPGLEEEFRIGVPDAPPVAGAALLGLDQVAAVVSEKTVCRAFLDAKPRMTAAE, from the coding sequence ATGATGGCCCGTCTCGTCGTCGCGGTCGACGGTGGCAACTCCAAGACCGATGTGGCGCTGGTGAATGAGGACGGAGCCCTGCTGTCCTGGGTGCGCGGCCCCGGCAGCGCCCTCGGGCCGGGACGGACCGCCGCCGTCGTCACCCGGCTGGCCACTGTCGCCGCATACGACGCCGGACTGGGTCCGGCCCAACTCGCCGTCGCGCATGCCGCCTGCTGTCTGGCCGGCGCCGATCTGCCCGGACAGGTGGAAGCGCTGCACACGGCCCTGACGGCCGGCCGGGTCTGGGGCTCGGTGGAGGTCCGCAACGATGCCTGGGCCCTGCTGCGTACCGGTGCCACGCAGGACGCCCCCGCGGTGGCTGTCGTGTGCGGCGCGGGACTGAAGTGCGTCGCCCGCGCCGATGACGACCGCCGTTTCGAGTTTCCCGGGTTGGGCTGGCAGAGCGGCGACCTCAGCGGTGCGGGCGACCTCCTGGCCCGGGAGGCGGTCCGGGCTGCGGCGCGGGCCGAGGATGGTCGCGGCCCGGCCACCGCGCTGCGGCAGGCGATCTGCGCACGTTACGCGGTCGCGTCCGTCCGGGAGATCGCCGAGCGGCTTGTGGCCGGTGACCTGACGGAACGCCAGTTGGACGTGCTGGTCCCGGTGGTGCTCTCCCACGCCCACGACGGCGATCCGGTGGCCTTCACCCTCGTGGAGCGCCTGGCCGTGGAGGTCGCCACCCTGGCGCGCACCGCACGCCGCCAGTTCGCGCCGACCTCCTTCCCCTGGAGCCTGGTACTCGGAGGGGGACTGTTCGCGGACCCGGACGGCCGGATGCTCGCCGCGGTCCGCGCGGCCGCTCCCGGCCTGGAGGAGGAGTTCCGGATCGGCGTTCCCGACGCGCCCCCCGTGGCCGGTGCCGCGCTGCTCGGGTTGGACCAGGTGGCGGCGGTCGTCTCCGAGAAGACCGTATGCCGTGCCTTCCTGGACGCGAAACCCCGTATGACGGCGGCGGAGTGA
- a CDS encoding FGGY-family carbohydrate kinase, translated as MSGRRRGPVLAGVDVGTTHCKAVLCTPDGTVLAQAQRRTPVDASGHAHDVARLCRAALEALAACMAAAGCGPDAVGITGMAETGAPLDADGAPLLPALSWSDPRPAAHAERLRREHGAAELHEATGVLPSPKVPLAKWLWLSEENPEVVRRMRTWAGAADLVAHALTGVVGTHATFAQRTMAWDVHTGAWRADLLALAGLDVDRMPTVHPPGAPVGRIGTVTAVALGMAPGAPVVVAGHDHLVGAWAAGVREAGEAADSMGTAEAVVTLADAAPDVRATSRQGMSYGRHVDGVHWCTVAGMSSSGALVEWFCDRLLGLDHAPPEERYRRFAVLIEQAGQGPTGVCVEPYLYGRSAPHPDPARRLAVHGLQPRHGLPELAKALLEGASYQARWMAEVQGELAGGPPHTVTLLGGSVRQRTWVAIKAAVSPWRTLGCGAPDAACLGAAAWAGAALGLDPAAPAAARRPVDAPPAAADAYRRTYRTVFLPTVTAPATASRPVPDPASGAGS; from the coding sequence ATGAGCGGCAGGCGGCGCGGCCCGGTCCTTGCCGGAGTGGATGTCGGCACCACGCACTGCAAGGCCGTGCTGTGCACGCCGGACGGCACCGTCCTCGCCCAGGCCCAGCGGCGCACGCCCGTCGACGCATCGGGCCATGCCCACGACGTGGCCCGGCTGTGCCGCGCCGCCCTGGAGGCGCTCGCCGCCTGCATGGCCGCGGCTGGGTGCGGTCCCGACGCCGTCGGGATCACCGGCATGGCCGAGACCGGCGCACCGCTGGATGCCGACGGCGCCCCGCTGCTGCCCGCGCTGTCCTGGTCGGATCCGCGGCCGGCCGCGCACGCCGAGCGCCTGCGCCGCGAGCACGGCGCCGCCGAACTGCACGAGGCCACCGGCGTGCTGCCCAGCCCCAAAGTGCCGCTGGCCAAGTGGCTGTGGCTGAGTGAGGAAAACCCCGAAGTGGTGCGCCGCATGCGGACCTGGGCCGGTGCGGCGGACCTGGTGGCCCACGCCCTCACCGGGGTCGTCGGCACCCACGCCACGTTCGCCCAGCGCACCATGGCCTGGGACGTGCACACCGGCGCCTGGCGTGCCGACCTGCTCGCGCTCGCCGGCCTCGACGTCGACCGGATGCCGACGGTGCATCCCCCGGGGGCGCCGGTCGGCCGCATCGGCACCGTCACGGCCGTTGCCCTGGGCATGGCGCCGGGCGCGCCCGTCGTCGTGGCCGGGCACGACCACCTGGTCGGCGCCTGGGCGGCGGGCGTACGGGAGGCGGGGGAGGCGGCCGACTCGATGGGCACGGCCGAGGCCGTGGTGACCCTGGCCGACGCCGCGCCGGACGTACGAGCCACCAGTCGCCAGGGCATGTCCTACGGGCGGCACGTCGACGGCGTCCACTGGTGCACGGTCGCCGGCATGTCCAGCTCCGGCGCCCTGGTGGAATGGTTCTGCGACCGGCTGCTCGGCCTTGACCACGCCCCGCCCGAGGAGCGCTACCGCCGCTTTGCCGTGCTCATCGAACAGGCGGGGCAGGGGCCGACCGGGGTGTGCGTCGAGCCGTACCTCTACGGTCGCTCCGCGCCGCACCCGGACCCCGCTCGGCGACTGGCCGTGCACGGCCTCCAGCCCCGGCACGGGCTGCCCGAACTGGCCAAGGCGCTCCTCGAAGGCGCCTCTTACCAGGCCCGCTGGATGGCCGAGGTCCAAGGGGAACTGGCCGGCGGGCCACCGCACACCGTCACCCTGCTCGGTGGCTCAGTACGCCAGCGCACCTGGGTGGCGATCAAGGCCGCCGTCTCGCCCTGGCGCACCTTGGGGTGCGGCGCGCCCGACGCCGCCTGCCTGGGCGCCGCAGCCTGGGCCGGCGCCGCGCTCGGTCTCGATCCCGCCGCACCGGCCGCCGCTCGCCGCCCGGTGGACGCCCCACCCGCGGCAGCCGACGCCTACCGACGCACCTATCGAACCGTGTTCCTGCCCACCGTCACCGCCCCTGCCACCGCATCCCGGCCCGTCCCCGATCCGGCGTCCGGTGCGGGCTCCTGA
- a CDS encoding glycoside hydrolase family 2 protein, producing the protein MTETLLDDADGAWQLRGFVGDEWQWHIGPHKPFTTAGWLPAHVPGSVLDDLHRAGEVPDPYVGRNSLLNEWVPNRSWAYRRTLTLPPLEPHESAVLCFDGVDHEATVLVDDTVVVRHEGMFRPFEADVTHLVRGGGEHLLAVVVHPAPANEPQVGRTDRVRVHKARMGYGWDFCPPMVHQGIWRGVRLVVSGPARLRGVTASACLGPGAEGLREGTVRVEADLTLAEGRRAADNTRLAVRVRDGERVVAEEERDLAGMTADTGARIELSVPRPRLWWPNGAGEQHLYEVEVTFASGSHTTARRFQVGFRRVELVLNDGASEDALPYTLTVNGRRLYANGWNWVPVDAQYGVPRPAKLAHLLDLARAAHVNLLRVWGGGLLETEEFYSLCDRLGLMVWQEFSMSSSGMGSTPASDQEFVDLMVREAHAVVPPRRHHPSLVLWCGGNELQDEKGNPLDESAPVLRALRDALGRLDPERAWLPSSPSGVEFLNRADNIARNPDGLHDVHGPWEHQGLAEHNGLYDAGTCLLHSEFGVEGMANRRTLEHLVPDEADRWPAGRENPVYAHLGAWWNNAPLVQDSFGARIEDVDTMRRASQHLQYEGLRYALEANRRRAFRSSGTLPWQFNEPFPNAWCTAAVDHRGDPKPAYHGVRRAYRPLHVCAAFPGPAWAGHKTVTAEVWAWAAGPLPVGTAVARIVDAYGTEAAHRSWQLTPTAAGEPGRPLHLGTLAAPLEAVGTDIFFLDLTLYDGAGTALARNRYPCSRTADLAPLLDLPPARIEAVAEHDEESTGRGRIRLRHVDGPAAPGLILEDARPYDRPGWAVFGDNVIDLLPGEETAVDVVWREAPPDDRVVRISGWNTGEHHVR; encoded by the coding sequence ATGACCGAGACACTGTTGGACGACGCCGACGGCGCCTGGCAGCTGCGCGGCTTCGTCGGGGACGAATGGCAGTGGCACATCGGCCCGCACAAGCCGTTCACGACCGCGGGCTGGCTCCCGGCCCACGTCCCCGGGAGCGTTCTGGACGACCTGCACCGCGCCGGCGAGGTTCCCGACCCGTACGTCGGCCGCAACAGCCTGCTGAACGAGTGGGTGCCCAATCGCAGTTGGGCCTACCGGCGGACCCTCACTCTGCCCCCGCTGGAGCCGCACGAAAGCGCGGTGCTGTGCTTCGACGGTGTCGACCACGAGGCCACCGTCCTCGTCGACGACACCGTCGTCGTCCGGCACGAAGGCATGTTCCGTCCCTTCGAGGCCGACGTCACCCACCTGGTGCGCGGCGGGGGAGAGCACCTGCTGGCCGTCGTCGTGCACCCCGCGCCCGCGAACGAGCCGCAGGTCGGCCGCACCGACCGGGTCCGCGTGCATAAGGCGCGCATGGGCTACGGGTGGGACTTCTGCCCGCCCATGGTCCACCAGGGCATCTGGCGCGGTGTCCGGCTGGTGGTGAGCGGGCCGGCGCGGCTGCGCGGCGTCACCGCGAGCGCATGCCTCGGGCCCGGAGCCGAGGGCCTGCGCGAGGGCACCGTACGCGTCGAGGCCGACCTCACCCTCGCCGAGGGCCGACGCGCGGCCGACAACACCCGGCTGGCCGTACGTGTGCGAGACGGGGAACGGGTCGTCGCCGAGGAGGAACGCGATCTCGCGGGCATGACCGCGGACACCGGCGCACGTATCGAACTGAGCGTGCCGCGGCCGCGGCTGTGGTGGCCCAACGGCGCGGGCGAGCAACACCTCTACGAGGTGGAGGTGACCTTCGCCTCGGGGTCGCACACCACCGCACGCCGGTTCCAGGTCGGCTTCCGGCGCGTCGAGCTGGTCCTGAACGACGGTGCCTCCGAGGACGCGCTGCCCTACACCCTCACCGTCAACGGCCGCCGCCTGTACGCCAACGGCTGGAACTGGGTGCCCGTCGACGCCCAGTACGGCGTCCCGCGCCCGGCCAAGCTCGCGCACCTGCTGGACCTGGCCCGTGCCGCGCACGTCAACCTGCTGCGCGTGTGGGGCGGGGGACTGCTCGAGACCGAGGAGTTCTACAGCCTCTGCGACCGGCTGGGCCTGATGGTCTGGCAGGAGTTCAGCATGTCCAGCTCCGGCATGGGCTCCACCCCGGCGTCGGACCAGGAGTTCGTCGACCTGATGGTGCGCGAGGCCCACGCCGTCGTACCGCCGCGCCGCCACCATCCCTCACTCGTGCTGTGGTGCGGAGGCAACGAACTGCAGGACGAGAAGGGAAACCCCCTGGACGAGTCCGCCCCCGTGCTGCGGGCCCTCCGGGACGCGCTCGGGCGGCTCGACCCCGAGCGGGCCTGGCTGCCCAGCTCGCCATCCGGCGTGGAGTTCCTCAACCGGGCCGACAACATCGCCCGCAACCCGGACGGACTGCACGACGTGCACGGACCCTGGGAACACCAGGGTCTCGCGGAGCACAACGGCCTGTACGACGCCGGAACCTGCCTCCTGCACAGCGAGTTCGGCGTCGAGGGCATGGCCAACCGCCGCACCCTCGAACACCTCGTCCCCGACGAGGCGGACCGCTGGCCCGCCGGCCGCGAGAACCCGGTCTACGCCCACCTCGGCGCCTGGTGGAACAACGCCCCGCTGGTCCAGGACTCCTTCGGCGCACGGATCGAGGACGTCGACACGATGCGGCGCGCCAGCCAGCATCTGCAGTACGAGGGGCTCCGCTACGCCCTCGAAGCCAACCGGCGCCGGGCCTTCAGGAGCAGCGGCACCCTTCCCTGGCAGTTCAACGAGCCCTTCCCGAACGCCTGGTGCACGGCGGCCGTCGACCACCGCGGCGATCCCAAGCCCGCCTACCACGGCGTACGCCGCGCCTACCGCCCGCTGCACGTGTGCGCCGCCTTCCCCGGCCCCGCCTGGGCCGGACACAAGACGGTCACGGCCGAGGTGTGGGCGTGGGCGGCCGGTCCGCTGCCGGTCGGCACGGCCGTGGCCCGGATCGTGGACGCGTACGGCACCGAGGCCGCCCACCGCTCGTGGCAGCTCACCCCGACGGCAGCCGGGGAGCCCGGCCGACCGCTGCACCTGGGCACCCTCGCCGCCCCCCTCGAGGCCGTCGGCACCGACATCTTCTTCCTCGACCTGACCCTGTACGACGGCGCCGGGACGGCGCTGGCCCGCAACCGCTACCCGTGCAGCCGCACCGCCGATCTGGCCCCGCTGCTCGACCTGCCGCCCGCCCGCATCGAGGCCGTCGCCGAACACGACGAGGAGAGCACCGGCCGGGGCAGGATCCGGCTGCGGCACGTGGACGGCCCCGCCGCGCCCGGCCTGATACTCGAGGACGCACGGCCCTACGACCGCCCCGGCTGGGCGGTGTTCGGCGACAACGTGATCGACCTGCTGCCCGGAGAGGAGACCGCCGTGGACGTGGTGTGGCGCGAGGCGCCCCCCGACGACCGGGTCGTGCGCATATCGGGCTGGAACACGGGAGAACACCATGTCCGTTGA
- a CDS encoding family 4 glycosyl hydrolase, with protein MKLTIIGGGSTYTPEIVDGLIRLRDRLEVTELALQDVSDDRLGLLAGMSRRMLSAGGHPATVTTHTDLGGAAEGADIVLVQLRVGGQAARLRDETLPLRCDCLGQETTGAGGLAKALRTVPVMLDIAERVRAVNPTAWLIDFTNPVGIVTRALLEAGHRRVVGLCSAAAVFQRHFAEVLGVAPDRIALDHVGLNHLTWERRVLLDGTDVLPRLLAEHGHRVAPATGLPADLVRRLGSVPSYYLHYYYSHDEVVVRQQKDGVRAQEVMEIEDELLDRYADERVNTKPELLTRRGGAFYADAALDLMASLRHGDHRTHVVNVRNGTTLPFLPADAVIEVPATVTADGAVAQPVEPLEPLIAGLVAHVTAYEHLALDAAVHGGRDRVFRALLAHPLIGQHAVADRLTDLIVAANRDHLPWAA; from the coding sequence GTGAAGCTGACCATCATCGGGGGCGGGTCGACGTACACCCCGGAAATCGTCGACGGCCTGATACGCCTGCGGGATCGCCTGGAGGTCACGGAACTGGCCCTGCAGGACGTCTCGGACGACCGGCTGGGCCTGCTCGCGGGGATGAGCCGTCGGATGCTGTCCGCCGGCGGTCATCCGGCCACCGTCACCACCCACACCGACCTCGGCGGGGCGGCGGAGGGTGCCGACATCGTGCTCGTGCAGCTGCGCGTCGGCGGGCAGGCCGCGCGCCTGCGGGACGAGACCCTGCCGCTGCGCTGCGACTGCCTGGGGCAGGAGACGACGGGCGCCGGCGGGCTGGCCAAGGCGCTGCGGACGGTGCCGGTGATGCTCGACATCGCCGAGCGGGTACGGGCCGTCAACCCGACCGCATGGCTGATCGACTTCACCAACCCGGTCGGCATCGTCACCCGCGCCCTGCTGGAGGCGGGACACCGGCGCGTGGTCGGGCTGTGCAGCGCGGCGGCGGTCTTCCAGCGGCACTTCGCCGAGGTGCTCGGTGTCGCCCCTGACCGCATCGCACTCGACCATGTGGGCCTCAACCACCTGACCTGGGAGCGGCGGGTGCTGCTCGACGGCACCGACGTGCTGCCGCGCCTGCTCGCCGAACACGGGCATCGGGTGGCCCCGGCCACGGGGCTTCCCGCCGACCTCGTCCGTCGCCTCGGCTCTGTGCCGTCGTACTACCTGCACTACTACTACAGCCATGACGAGGTCGTCGTCCGGCAGCAGAAGGACGGCGTCCGCGCCCAGGAAGTCATGGAGATCGAGGACGAGCTGCTGGACCGGTACGCCGACGAGCGGGTGAACACCAAGCCCGAGCTGCTGACCCGGCGGGGCGGTGCCTTCTACGCGGACGCCGCGCTGGATCTGATGGCCTCGCTGCGCCACGGCGACCATCGCACCCACGTCGTCAACGTCCGCAACGGCACGACGCTGCCGTTCCTGCCCGCCGACGCCGTCATCGAAGTGCCCGCGACCGTCACCGCCGACGGAGCGGTGGCCCAGCCGGTGGAGCCGCTCGAACCGTTGATCGCCGGGCTTGTCGCACACGTCACGGCCTACGAGCACCTGGCGCTGGACGCTGCCGTGCACGGTGGCCGCGACCGGGTGTTCCGCGCCCTGTTGGCGCACCCGTTGATCGGTCAGCATGCCGTCGCCGACCGGCTGACCGACCTGATCGTGGCCGCCAACCGCGACCACCTGCCGTGGGCGGCATGA
- a CDS encoding D-sedoheptulose-7-phosphate isomerase has product MAKDPGQQLTDHVDLARRVEQLLPQLLEVSRRLVAIYEAGGRLYTFGNGGSAADAQHLAAELVGRYLRERRPLPALALSVDPSVTTCISNDYDFDDLFSRQIEAFAGPGDMVLAFTTSGRSQNVVRGLKTARDRGALTVLFGGGDGGPAAEHADLALLVPSTTTARTQEMHLLLLHLLSEQIDAWAAEGTPA; this is encoded by the coding sequence ATGGCTAAGGATCCCGGGCAGCAACTGACCGACCACGTCGACCTGGCCCGCCGGGTCGAGCAACTCCTGCCGCAGCTGCTCGAGGTCTCCCGGCGCCTGGTGGCGATCTACGAGGCCGGCGGGCGGCTGTACACCTTCGGCAACGGCGGCAGCGCGGCCGACGCCCAGCACCTGGCCGCGGAGCTCGTGGGCCGCTACCTCCGCGAACGCCGCCCGCTGCCCGCGCTCGCCCTGTCCGTCGACCCGTCCGTGACCACCTGCATCAGCAACGACTACGACTTCGACGACCTCTTCTCGCGGCAGATCGAAGCGTTCGCGGGCCCCGGCGACATGGTTCTCGCCTTCACCACCTCGGGCCGTTCCCAGAACGTCGTGCGCGGGCTGAAGACCGCGCGGGACCGCGGTGCCCTCACCGTCCTGTTCGGCGGCGGCGACGGAGGGCCGGCCGCCGAACACGCCGACCTGGCGCTGCTGGTTCCCTCCACCACCACCGCCCGCACCCAGGAAATGCACCTTTTGCTTCTGCACCTGCTCAGCGAACAGATCGACGCCTGGGCCGCCGAGGGAACACCCGCCTGA